Below is a genomic region from Verrucomicrobiota bacterium JB022.
GTGTCTGACGCCGGCCTACGCCCAACTAGCCAGCAACATCTCACCGGCGTTTGCCGATGCCACTACGGTCGAAATGAATGGCACGACCTACCTACAGAACTGGTTCGGCACCTTCCGCACCGTCGACGGGTCCGAACTGAACAATGAGGAGTGGATCTGGCACGAGGAGCACGGCCAGATCTATCTCAGCGCCGATCCGATGTCGGAAACCCTTTGGTTCTTCGACCCCAACATCACCGAAGCCGGCCTGCGGGGGTGGACTTTTACCGACCGCGACACCCATCCCTTCATGTGGCTCAACGATGGCGGCGAGGGCGATCCCTTTTGGGTGCTCTACATGGTTGGCGTCGAAGCGCAAATGCCCACCCCGCGCGTCTTCTACAGCTACGCTACGATGGCACCGTTGCTACTGGAGCGGAAGTCCACCATGGAGATCCCGGAAATTGCGACCGATCTGGGCTTCAGCAGCCTCGTCGATGCAGTGGTGGCGGCCAACCTTGCGAGCACGCTCAATAGCGAAGGGCCTTTTACCGTTTTCGCCCCCACCAACGAGGCCTTTGCTGATATCTCCGACGTAACGGCGGGCCTGAGCACGGATCAGCTCGCCGATGTGCTGCTCTACCACGTCGTGCCGGGTACGCTGACCGCCAAAGATCTGACTTTTGACGTGGAAGACATGTTCTCGGGCGAGATGAACACCTTTTACGTCACCGCTGCGAACGGCGCCGACATCATGATCGAGGTGACTCCCATGGGCATCATGCTCAACGGCAGCGCCATGGTGATGCTCGATTCCGCCAACGTGATGGCCGACAACGGTGTGATTCACGCGATCAACAAGGTGATCATGCCGCCGAAGGATCTGGCGGGCGTGGCCAGCGATGCCGGCTTTATGCAGCTCGTCAATGCCGCCACCGCCGCCGGTCTGGTGCCCGCTTTGACGGGCGAGGACGACTACACGGTCTTTGCGCCGACCGACGAGGCTTTCGCCGCCATCGCCGACACTGTGGCTGGCCTGACGACTCCGCAACTGGTGGAAGTCCTCCAGCACCATATCGTCATGGGCAAGGTCTACGCCAGCGAAGTGCCAATGGACACCGAAATCACGACCCTCAGCGGCGGCACGATCGACGTCAGCAGTATGGATGGGCAACTGATGGTGACGAGCGAGACCGATAACAGCGCCGCCATCACCATGACTAACGTCCCGGCC
It encodes:
- a CDS encoding fasciclin domain-containing protein, with product MKKIYLSTTLAALCLTPAYAQLASNISPAFADATTVEMNGTTYLQNWFGTFRTVDGSELNNEEWIWHEEHGQIYLSADPMSETLWFFDPNITEAGLRGWTFTDRDTHPFMWLNDGGEGDPFWVLYMVGVEAQMPTPRVFYSYATMAPLLLERKSTMEIPEIATDLGFSSLVDAVVAANLASTLNSEGPFTVFAPTNEAFADISDVTAGLSTDQLADVLLYHVVPGTLTAKDLTFDVEDMFSGEMNTFYVTAANGADIMIEVTPMGIMLNGSAMVMLDSANVMADNGVIHAINKVIMPPKDLAGVASDAGFMQLVNAATAAGLVPALTGEDDYTVFAPTDEAFAAIADTVAGLTTPQLVEVLQHHIVMGKVYASEVPMDTEITTLSGGTIDVSSMDGQLMVTSETDNSAAITMTNVPARNGVIHVIDTVLIPDLAD